A genomic window from Indioceanicola profundi includes:
- the gspM gene encoding type II secretion system protein GspM gives MILATLSPPVGRALALTVLVVLVLFCWQGLVQPAFDLRHAAEAELEAARAVEGRLAAIVSRAEQAEQRLDALAGDLAVRADLLRAGSEAVAGAMLQQELQSLAQRAGAQVRSAQALPLQREGELITAANRLRLSADQPALIELLAMMDAHSPALRIRQIAISVTTVANEPERPRLDIQMEVEALARVETAQ, from the coding sequence ATGATCCTTGCGACCCTGTCCCCGCCCGTCGGCCGCGCCCTGGCGCTGACGGTCCTGGTCGTTCTGGTGCTTTTCTGCTGGCAAGGGCTGGTGCAGCCTGCCTTCGATCTGCGCCACGCGGCGGAAGCCGAGCTGGAAGCTGCCCGCGCTGTAGAGGGGCGGCTGGCCGCGATTGTCAGTCGCGCGGAGCAGGCGGAACAACGGTTGGATGCCCTGGCCGGTGACCTTGCCGTGCGGGCCGACCTGCTCCGCGCCGGCAGTGAGGCGGTCGCTGGAGCGATGCTGCAGCAGGAACTCCAGTCCCTGGCGCAGAGGGCCGGCGCGCAGGTCCGCAGCGCCCAGGCTCTTCCGCTCCAGCGCGAGGGCGAGTTGATCACGGCCGCCAACCGGCTGCGCCTCTCGGCCGACCAGCCGGCCCTGATCGAGCTTCTGGCCATGATGGACGCGCACAGTCCGGCCCTGCGAATCCGGCAGATCGCGATCTCGGTAACGACCGTCGCGAATGAGCCGGAGCGGCCGCGCCTGGATATCCAGATGGAGGTGGAGGCCCTGGCCCGCGTGGAGACCGCCCAATGA
- a CDS encoding methyl-accepting chemotaxis protein, giving the protein MVTLKARLTAMTVGMTLLAAGIAAAGIWSTETMRKASRETATVEEALRNHLEGDMMHDALRGDVLNAFVTAGRFDVTDEQKAAVQQELEEHARQFRLLIAANAALPLDPAIQAALGRVQRPLEDYVRSAEKLVELALMDPSMAESGLDGFANSFGRLESAMAEVSASIEGVSASTHADAQQAAQLAHWGMIVCLGLSLVLGAAFIGYIVIAVLRPFGTLTQATVALAAGDLSVAVPGRGRADEIGHLAGALEVFRDSLAEAGRLAAAEKDGAVVRERRAQALDDLLTMFDQDAAQALRTVGAAATELDSTAQSMAGLAGEANRQAAAAARAAEDATGSVQTVASAAEEMAASIRDVAGQVSRSKQMSERAVAEVRATDAAVGGLSESARRIGEVIGLIQQIAGQTNLLALNATIEAARAGEAGKGFAVVASEVKGLASQVARATEEIAQQVASVQAATTGAVDAIRTIGTTIDGMADVSVAIAAAMEQQDASTSEISRAASLAAAATRKAAEGVTSVTGTAGRTGAAAEQVLAAARGLQEQSDALRARLEQFLAEARVA; this is encoded by the coding sequence ATGGTCACATTGAAGGCAAGGCTGACGGCGATGACAGTGGGGATGACCCTGCTGGCTGCGGGGATTGCTGCAGCGGGCATCTGGTCGACGGAAACGATGAGAAAGGCGTCCCGTGAGACGGCCACTGTCGAAGAGGCTCTACGCAACCACCTTGAAGGGGACATGATGCACGACGCCCTGCGCGGCGACGTGCTGAACGCCTTCGTCACCGCCGGGCGCTTCGACGTGACGGACGAGCAGAAGGCCGCCGTGCAGCAGGAGCTTGAGGAACATGCCCGGCAGTTCCGGCTGCTGATAGCGGCGAATGCAGCGCTGCCGCTGGACCCCGCGATCCAGGCGGCGCTTGGCAGGGTTCAGCGTCCGCTGGAGGATTATGTCCGCTCCGCCGAGAAGCTGGTCGAGTTGGCGCTCATGGACCCGTCGATGGCGGAAAGCGGCCTCGACGGCTTCGCCAACAGTTTCGGCAGGCTTGAAAGCGCCATGGCGGAGGTCAGCGCCAGCATCGAAGGGGTATCGGCTTCCACCCACGCCGATGCGCAGCAGGCCGCCCAATTGGCACATTGGGGAATGATTGTCTGCCTGGGCCTGTCGCTGGTTCTGGGCGCTGCCTTCATCGGCTATATCGTCATCGCCGTTCTCCGTCCCTTCGGGACCCTGACCCAGGCCACGGTGGCGCTCGCGGCGGGTGACCTGTCCGTGGCTGTGCCAGGTCGGGGACGCGCGGATGAGATCGGCCATCTTGCCGGCGCACTCGAGGTGTTCCGGGATAGTCTGGCCGAAGCCGGTCGGCTGGCGGCGGCCGAGAAGGACGGCGCTGTGGTGCGGGAACGCCGGGCACAGGCGTTGGACGATCTGCTGACCATGTTCGACCAGGACGCCGCCCAGGCGCTGCGGACGGTCGGCGCCGCCGCCACGGAGCTGGACTCCACCGCCCAGTCCATGGCCGGACTTGCCGGCGAGGCGAACCGGCAGGCGGCTGCCGCTGCACGGGCTGCGGAGGACGCGACCGGCAGCGTGCAGACGGTGGCCTCGGCGGCGGAGGAGATGGCCGCATCAATCCGCGACGTGGCGGGACAGGTATCCCGGTCGAAGCAGATGTCGGAACGGGCCGTGGCGGAGGTTCGCGCCACTGATGCGGCCGTGGGCGGCCTGTCGGAGTCCGCGCGGCGCATTGGTGAGGTCATCGGGCTGATCCAGCAGATTGCGGGGCAGACCAACCTCCTGGCCCTGAACGCGACCATCGAGGCAGCCCGCGCCGGCGAGGCCGGCAAAGGCTTCGCCGTGGTGGCTTCGGAGGTGAAAGGGCTGGCCAGTCAGGTCGCCCGCGCCACGGAGGAGATTGCCCAGCAGGTCGCATCCGTTCAGGCGGCCACCACCGGCGCGGTGGACGCGATCCGGACGATCGGCACTACCATCGACGGAATGGCCGATGTTTCGGTGGCCATCGCCGCCGCCATGGAACAGCAGGATGCCAGCACTTCGGAAATCTCCCGGGCCGCATCGCTTGCCGCGGCCGCCACCCGGAAGGCGGCGGAGGGAGTCACCAGCGTCACCGGAACCGCCGGCCGGACAGGAGCCGCCGCTGAGCAGGTTCTTGCCGCGGCGCGTGGGCTGCAGGAACAGTCGGACGCCTTGCGCGCCCGCCTGGAGCAGTTCCTTGCGGAAGCGCGGGTGGCTTGA